A section of the Phaseolus vulgaris cultivar G19833 chromosome 8, P. vulgaris v2.0, whole genome shotgun sequence genome encodes:
- the LOC137825070 gene encoding uncharacterized protein, with protein MAQMMEMMRTLQENVEASRVEQAKMHEDLVASQARNEELSKANEELRQALHEQRGRTTDEEVAPSSPPRVFPMPFAQAIMDKAIPASIVAVKASFTGVEDPEAHLTAFHTQMMLPGGSDAVYCKMFMSTLHGTVLEWFVSLPTSHITSFQQFSKLFVDQYIVNKAPPMVSYDLFDVRQHQGESLRDYLNRFGAQIVRLPGKDEEMFVHAFKMGVLPGPFSEPLIRSHPATFAEIRRRAVAHITAESEVAEKRGNVAPTKPRAQTRIQPQRVLETAAAKKDQRTRHPYDPKKNKGRGSGRPRRFNRPPRYEFVMGLADLIAIPNIAARLKVPEKVSEKVLGPKPDVWCEFHKSFGHSLDSCLALGYQLDELVKCGFFEGLPAGQQNGASVELPVGEQ; from the coding sequence ATGGCGcaaatgatggagatgatgcgCACGTTGCAAGAGAATGTGGAGGCGTCGCGCGTTGAGCAAGCGAAGATGCACGAAGACCTGGTCGCATCTCAGGCCagaaatgaagagctcagcaaggctaatgaggagctgcgtcaagctcttcacgagcagagaggacgcacaACCGATGAAGAAGTTGCACCGTCGTCACCACCCCGCGTTTTTCcgatgccgtttgctcaggcaATCATGGACAAGGCGATCCCTGCGAGCATAGTGGCTGTGAAAGcctctttcaccggcgtggaggatcctgaagcacatctcaccgcgtttcatacgcagatgatgctgccAGGGGGCTCAGACGCAGTTTATTGtaaaatgttcatgagcacgctcCATGGAACAGTGCTGGAATGGTTCGTCAGCCTGCCTACAAGCCACATAACCAGTTTCCAGCAGTTCTCTaagcttttcgtcgaccagtacatcgtgaacaaggcgccacctatggtgtcttatgacttgttcgacgtaaggcagcatcagggagagtccctcagggactatctgaatAGATTTGGAGCACAGATAGTTCGCTTGCCTGGAAAGGATGAGGAGATGTTTGTGCACGCCTTCAAAATGGGCGTGCTGCCTGGACCTTTCAGCGAGCCGCTGatcaggagccaccccgccacgtttgctgaaatccggcgacgtgctgtggctcacatcACCGCTGAGAGCGAGGTTGCAGAAAAGAGAGGGAACGTGGCTCCTACTAAGCCACGGGCCCAAACTAGAATTCAGCCACAGAGGGTGTTAGAGACGGCGGCggccaagaaggatcaaaggactcgccatccttacgatccaaagaaaaacaaggggagaGGGTCAGGGCGCCCTAGACGGTTCAACCGCCCCCCGAGGTACGAGTTCGTCATGGGATTGGCAGACCTAATCGCCATCCCcaacatagctgccaggcttAAAGTGCCTGAGAAAGTTTCAGaaaaggtgttgggaccaaaaccGGATgtatggtgcgaattccacaaaAGTTTTGGTCACTCCCTTGATTCGTGCTTGGCCCTGGGTTACCAACTCGACGAGTTGGTCAAGTGCGGTTTTTTTGAaggattacctgctggacaacaAAACGGGGcaagcgtcgagctcccagTCGGCGAGCAGTGA
- the LOC137825069 gene encoding filament-like plant protein 1, with protein sequence MEHSRLEDALDAELRNTRKEASDLHQKLHIQLQEKIDLVSKLVPFRVKVADLEAARKAEASRVERIEKRSADREILLGKVEVDRDKALAELSQAREEATKVAAELAQARGESKKATEELARAHEEKEELKNQIHELEQSAAQILTSGFEAALEKMSCQYPELDLSMLSICNEVVDGKIVPSED encoded by the coding sequence ATGGAacattcaaggctggaggatgCGCTGGATGCTGAGCTAAGGAACACACGCAAGGAAGCCTCTGATCTACACCAAAAACTGCACATCCAACTCCAAGAGAAAATTGACTTGGTGAGCAAGTTGGTCCCATTTAGGGTCAAGGTGGCAGATTTGGAGGCTGCACGAAAGGCTGAAGCTTCCAGGGTGGAGAGAATTGAAAAGAGATCGGCAGATAGGGAGATCCTCCTGGGGAAGGTCGAGGTAGACAGGGATAAGGCTCTTGCTGAGCTCTCCCAAGCTCGTGAGGAAGCCACAAAGGTTGCTGCAGAGCTTGCCCAAGCTCGGGGTGAGAGTAAGAAAGCTACTGAAGAACTTGCTCGAGCTCATGAGGAGAAGGAAGAACTGAAAAACCAAATACATGAGCTCGAGCAGAGTGCTGCTCAAATCCTCACCTCTGGGTTCGAAGCTGCTCTGGAGAAAATGTCATGCCAATATCCTGAGCTCGACCTTTCCATGCTGTCGATCTGcaacgaagtggtagatgggaaGATTGTGCCTTCTGAAGACTAA